The stretch of DNA CTCGTCGGCGTTGCCAGCCAAGGCACCAAGGCCGTCGTGGTCGAAGTCAACTCCGAAACCGACTTCGTTGCCCGTAACGACGCCTTCCAGGATCTCGTCCGCGGCATCGCAAAGGTTGCCGTTTCGACCAACGGTTCTGCCGAGGCCGTCGCTGCTGCGACCTATCCGGCTTCCGGCAAGTCCGTTGCTGACACGATCAAGGACGCGATCGCGACCATCGGCGAAAACATGAACCTGCGCCGCTCGATTGCCCTCTCCGTCGAGGACGGCGTCGTCGCCACCTACATCCACAACGCCGTTTCCGACGGCCTCGGCAAGCTGGGCGTTCTGGTTGCGCTGAAGTCGACCGGCAACAAGGAGGCGCTGAACGCCATCGGCCGCCAGATCGCCATGCACATCGCTGCGACCTCGCCGCTCGCCATCCGTCCGGAAGAAGTCGACGCCGCTGTCGCCGAGCGCGAACGCAACGTCTTCATCGAGCAGTCGCGCGCTTCCGGCAAGCCGG from Rhizobium sp. 007 encodes:
- the tsf gene encoding translation elongation factor Ts; the encoded protein is MTEITAAMVKELREKTGAGMMDCKKALAETNGDMEAAIDWLRAKGIAKADKKSGRTAAEGLVGVASQGTKAVVVEVNSETDFVARNDAFQDLVRGIAKVAVSTNGSAEAVAAATYPASGKSVADTIKDAIATIGENMNLRRSIALSVEDGVVATYIHNAVSDGLGKLGVLVALKSTGNKEALNAIGRQIAMHIAATSPLAIRPEEVDAAVAERERNVFIEQSRASGKPDNIIEKMVEGRMRKFFEEVALVSQAFVINPDLTVGAALKEAEKTVGAPIEITGMARLLLGEGVEKEETDFAAEVAAAAKG